The Dyadobacter subterraneus genome window below encodes:
- a CDS encoding NADH-quinone oxidoreductase subunit J family protein, translated as MNPTLSFFYFLSFLTVLSALMVILSKNPIHSVLYLILTFFTLSGHYILLNAQFLAAVNIIVYAGAIMVLFLFVIMFLNVKDIHEEAKNSLTKIAAAIVGGTVFVILFGAYRKTIIAPADPNTFDSQVGMIESLGKLLFREYLLPFELASILLLVAMVGAVMLGKREIGERHF; from the coding sequence ATGAATCCGACGCTATCATTTTTTTATTTTTTGTCTTTTTTAACTGTGCTTAGTGCTTTGATGGTCATCCTGTCAAAAAACCCTATCCACAGTGTGCTTTATCTTATCCTGACTTTTTTTACGCTTTCAGGACATTATATTTTATTGAATGCCCAATTCCTTGCCGCAGTAAATATTATCGTTTATGCGGGAGCAATCATGGTATTGTTCCTTTTTGTGATCATGTTCCTTAACGTTAAGGATATTCACGAGGAAGCAAAAAACAGTCTGACAAAAATTGCAGCAGCGATTGTTGGAGGAACCGTTTTCGTAATTCTTTTCGGCGCTTATCGTAAAACAATCATCGCCCCGGCAGATCCAAATACATTCGATTCTCAGGTTGGTATGATTGAAAGTCTTGGAAAGCTTCTTTTCCGCGAATATTTACTTCCTTTTGAATTAGCTTCTATCTTGCTTTTAGTGGCAATGGTTGGTGCAGTGATGTTGGGTAAGAGAGAAATTGGAGAAAGACACTTCTAG
- a CDS encoding NuoI/complex I 23 kDa subunit family protein: MQLTNRSKQVSNKEMTLMERAYLPAIATGLAITLKHFFAKKVTIQYPEVKRYLGPVFRGRHILKRDEDGRERCTACGLCAVACPAEAISMVAAEREKGEETLYREEKYAAVYEVNMLRCIFCGLCEEACPKQAVYLRHDEFIPVFNDRNQVIWGKDLLVEDMNNRYTREAWTKEEAHILDRKRANGEVTNVVPRAIP, translated from the coding sequence ATGCAATTGACAAATCGCTCTAAGCAAGTAAGCAATAAAGAAATGACGCTGATGGAACGCGCCTACCTACCCGCTATTGCGACTGGTCTTGCGATTACCTTAAAGCACTTTTTCGCTAAGAAAGTAACGATTCAATATCCTGAGGTAAAACGGTATTTAGGACCTGTTTTCCGTGGAAGACATATACTTAAAAGAGACGAAGACGGACGTGAACGTTGTACTGCCTGCGGATTATGCGCAGTTGCATGTCCGGCAGAAGCAATTTCCATGGTCGCGGCTGAACGTGAAAAAGGCGAAGAAACACTTTACAGAGAAGAAAAATACGCTGCGGTTTATGAAGTAAATATGCTGCGTTGTATTTTCTGCGGTCTGTGTGAAGAAGCTTGTCCGAAACAAGCGGTATATTTGCGTCATGATGAGTTTATTCCTGTTTTTAATGATCGTAATCAGGTGATCTGGGGAAAAGATTTATTGGTAGAAGATATGAACAATCGTTATACCCGTGAAGCTTGGACAAAAGAAGAAGCTCATATTCTGGACAGAAAAAGAGCAAATGGTGAAGTTACCAACGTTGTTCCAAGAGCTATTCCCTGA
- the nuoH gene encoding NADH-quinone oxidoreductase subunit NuoH yields MELTEFIIKTLTILVVFVLTLLIAMYSTWGERKVAGFIQDRMGPNRAGPGGLLQPLADAGKMFFKEDFIPALANKWLFISGPSLAMLTALLASAVIPFGSTFRYGGVEVVLQGVESNIGILYVFGVVALGVYGIMIGGWASNNKFSLLGAIRAASQNISYEVAMGLSLIAILMMSSSLSLGDIVAQQHGGNWNIFYQPLGFIIFLTCSFAECNRVPFDLPECETELVGGYHTEYGSMKLGFYLFAEYINMFVSSAIISVLYFGGYNYPGMDWVYNQLTAALGTTTGHNIATLIGTGVFFGKALFFIFFYMWVRWTLPRFRYDQLMNLGWKKLIPLAIFNIIITGASVLFLKPYITALLN; encoded by the coding sequence ATGGAATTAACTGAGTTTATTATCAAGACTTTAACAATCCTGGTTGTTTTTGTTTTAACACTACTTATCGCTATGTACTCGACCTGGGGAGAGCGTAAAGTGGCTGGTTTTATCCAGGACCGGATGGGACCAAACAGAGCGGGGCCGGGTGGATTATTACAACCTTTGGCTGATGCCGGAAAAATGTTCTTCAAAGAAGATTTTATTCCTGCACTTGCTAACAAATGGTTATTTATTTCCGGACCAAGTTTAGCGATGTTAACCGCTTTACTTGCCAGTGCGGTAATCCCTTTTGGCAGTACTTTCCGTTACGGCGGCGTTGAAGTTGTTCTTCAGGGTGTTGAATCGAACATTGGTATTCTTTACGTTTTTGGCGTTGTCGCCTTGGGCGTTTATGGAATTATGATTGGTGGCTGGGCATCAAACAACAAGTTTTCACTACTTGGTGCAATTCGTGCAGCTTCTCAAAATATTAGTTATGAGGTAGCAATGGGGCTTTCCCTGATCGCTATTTTGATGATGAGCAGTTCTTTATCTCTTGGTGATATTGTTGCTCAGCAACATGGTGGAAACTGGAATATTTTTTACCAGCCGTTGGGTTTCATCATTTTCTTAACCTGTTCTTTCGCTGAATGTAACCGCGTTCCTTTCGATTTGCCAGAATGCGAAACGGAGCTTGTAGGTGGATACCATACGGAATATGGAAGTATGAAACTTGGATTTTACCTGTTCGCAGAGTATATCAACATGTTCGTATCTTCGGCTATTATTTCTGTACTTTATTTTGGCGGATACAATTATCCTGGAATGGATTGGGTATACAACCAATTGACAGCAGCATTAGGTACAACAACAGGCCACAATATTGCTACCTTGATCGGTACAGGCGTATTCTTTGGAAAAGCTTTATTCTTTATCTTTTTCTACATGTGGGTTAGATGGACACTTCCACGTTTCCGTTATGACCAATTGATGAACTTAGGTTGGAAAAAACTGATTCCATTGGCTATCTTTAACATTATTATCACCGGAGCAAGTGTGCTTTTCTTGAAGCCATACATTACTGCTCTGTTGAACTAA
- a CDS encoding 2Fe-2S iron-sulfur cluster-binding protein, with protein sequence MEEVKPQLIKITFDGIEVEVEPGTTIMQAARKIAEADESQGHLVPPAMCYYKPLPTSGGKCRACLVRVAAGSAKDPRPMPKLVPSCITQVQEGMIVENTTNPAVLDTRKSIVEFLLINHPLDCPVCDQAGECHLQDFSFEHGSVKTRYEEDRRTFDKIDIGPFVQLHMTRCILCYRCVYTADQITNKRVHGVMNRGDASEISTYIEKAIDNDFSGNVIDVCPVGALTDKTYRFKSRVWFSKPEDAHCDCDKCSGKVTLWYRGDEVIRVTARKNMWGEVNEFICNKCRFERKKTSDWVIEGPTKVKRSSVISANKYRKDLIAKPDFSLKLAATQFKPIDDEREYTTDIETVRHQSIENNDKANHRSLLTGNRN encoded by the coding sequence ATGGAAGAAGTAAAACCTCAGTTAATAAAAATAACTTTCGACGGCATTGAAGTCGAAGTGGAACCGGGAACTACCATCATGCAGGCGGCACGTAAAATTGCCGAAGCAGATGAGAGCCAGGGACATTTGGTACCACCTGCCATGTGTTATTACAAACCACTTCCTACATCGGGAGGTAAATGCCGTGCTTGTTTAGTTCGTGTTGCAGCTGGTTCTGCAAAAGATCCGCGTCCGATGCCTAAGCTTGTTCCGTCATGTATTACACAGGTTCAGGAAGGTATGATCGTTGAAAATACAACGAATCCGGCTGTTCTTGATACACGTAAAAGCATTGTTGAATTCCTTTTGATTAACCATCCGCTTGACTGTCCGGTTTGTGACCAGGCTGGCGAATGTCATCTTCAGGATTTCTCTTTTGAGCATGGATCTGTAAAAACACGCTACGAAGAAGACCGCAGAACTTTTGACAAAATAGATATTGGTCCTTTTGTGCAGCTTCACATGACGCGTTGCATTTTGTGCTATCGTTGTGTTTACACCGCTGATCAGATTACCAACAAACGTGTTCACGGGGTTATGAATCGTGGGGATGCTTCGGAAATCAGTACTTATATTGAAAAAGCAATTGATAATGATTTCTCCGGAAATGTTATCGATGTTTGCCCGGTAGGTGCTTTGACTGATAAAACGTACCGTTTCAAAAGTCGTGTTTGGTTCTCAAAACCGGAAGATGCACATTGCGATTGCGACAAATGCAGTGGAAAAGTTACACTTTGGTACCGTGGTGACGAAGTGATCCGCGTGACAGCCCGCAAAAATATGTGGGGTGAAGTTAACGAGTTCATTTGCAACAAATGCCGTTTTGAACGTAAGAAAACCAGCGACTGGGTTATTGAAGGACCAACGAAAGTGAAACGCAGTTCTGTTATTTCTGCTAATAAGTATCGTAAAGATCTTATCGCAAAACCTGATTTCTCTCTTAAACTTGCTGCAACGCAGTTTAAACCAATTGACGACGAACGCGAATACACCACAGATATCGAAACTGTTCGCCATCAAAGCATAGAGAATAACGATAAGGCAAATCATCGTTCGCTATTAACAGGTAACAGAAATTAA
- the nuoF gene encoding NADH-quinone oxidoreductase subunit NuoF, giving the protein MARKILTEHINVPGIETFEVYRKQGGYAAVEKAIKTMSSEEVVEEAKKSGIRGRGGAGFPMGMKWGFLAKPEGIPRYLVCNADESEPGTFKDHHLMKSIPHLLIEGMIVSSYALGANKSFIYVRGELMYVIRILEKAIEEAKANGFLGKNILGSGYDLELVVQPGGGAYICGEETALLESLEGKRGNPRNKPPFPAVKGLYQSPTVVNNVESIANMPWVINNGGDAYAAIGIGRSTGTKLISASGHIQKPGVYEIELGLSVDEFLNSDEYCGGIRKGHYLKALVAGGSSVPILPAHLITKTAAGEDRLMSYESLSDGGFATGTMLGSGGFIVFDETACIVRNTWNFSRFYHHESCGQCSPCREGTGWMEKVLHRIEHGHGSMHDIDLLVDVAKKIEGNTICPLGDAAAWPIASAIRHFREEFEWHINSPKEATQPGAVFMGAVLA; this is encoded by the coding sequence ATGGCTAGAAAAATATTGACAGAGCATATCAATGTTCCAGGTATTGAAACCTTTGAGGTATATCGCAAACAAGGCGGTTATGCTGCTGTTGAAAAAGCGATAAAAACCATGTCCTCGGAAGAGGTTGTGGAAGAAGCGAAGAAATCCGGGATACGTGGACGTGGTGGTGCTGGATTTCCAATGGGAATGAAATGGGGCTTTTTGGCAAAACCGGAAGGTATTCCCCGTTATTTAGTTTGTAATGCAGATGAATCAGAGCCTGGTACTTTTAAAGATCACCACCTGATGAAATCAATTCCTCACTTACTTATTGAAGGAATGATCGTTTCCAGCTACGCTTTGGGAGCGAACAAGTCTTTTATATACGTACGTGGTGAACTTATGTATGTAATCAGAATCCTTGAAAAAGCTATTGAAGAAGCGAAAGCAAATGGTTTTTTGGGTAAAAATATATTAGGAAGCGGTTATGATCTTGAACTTGTAGTACAGCCAGGTGGCGGTGCTTACATTTGTGGTGAAGAAACTGCTCTGCTTGAATCTTTGGAAGGTAAAAGAGGAAACCCTCGTAATAAGCCACCATTTCCTGCGGTGAAAGGGTTATACCAAAGCCCAACCGTAGTTAATAATGTTGAATCCATTGCCAATATGCCTTGGGTTATTAACAATGGTGGTGATGCTTATGCGGCAATCGGAATTGGAAGAAGTACAGGAACGAAACTTATTTCAGCTTCCGGACATATTCAGAAACCAGGCGTTTATGAAATTGAGTTAGGTCTTAGCGTTGACGAATTCCTTAACTCAGATGAATATTGTGGTGGTATCCGTAAAGGACATTACCTGAAAGCATTGGTTGCGGGAGGTTCTTCAGTACCTATTTTACCTGCACATTTGATTACAAAAACAGCAGCTGGTGAAGATCGCTTGATGAGTTATGAATCTTTATCGGATGGTGGTTTTGCAACCGGAACAATGTTAGGATCAGGCGGTTTTATTGTTTTTGATGAAACAGCTTGTATTGTTCGTAATACCTGGAACTTCTCTCGTTTTTATCACCACGAATCATGCGGACAGTGCAGTCCTTGTCGTGAAGGTACTGGCTGGATGGAGAAAGTTCTTCACCGTATTGAACATGGTCACGGAAGCATGCATGATATAGATCTGCTTGTTGATGTTGCCAAAAAAATTGAAGGAAATACAATTTGTCCGTTAGGTGATGCAGCTGCCTGGCCAATTGCCAGCGCAATCCGTCATTTCCGTGAGGAATTTGAATGGCATATTAACAGCCCGAAAGAAGCGACCCAACCAGGCGCTGTATTTATGGGTGCTGTATTAGCCTGA
- the nuoE gene encoding NADH-quinone oxidoreductase subunit NuoE: MTETPNPVAFTPERLAKVKEVIARYPEGRQKSALLPVLHIAQEQWGWVSSEVMDHVAEILSIEPVEVYEVATFYTMYHLDPVGKHVIEYCRTGPCCLMGGEEIYDYLKQKLGIQAGQTTADGLFTIKEVECLAACGWGPVFQIREKFYMNLTRERVDEIIEELSK; encoded by the coding sequence ATGACTGAAACACCAAATCCCGTTGCGTTTACCCCGGAACGACTTGCGAAAGTAAAAGAAGTTATTGCACGTTATCCTGAAGGCCGCCAAAAATCGGCCTTGCTTCCTGTTTTACATATTGCCCAGGAACAATGGGGATGGGTAAGCAGTGAGGTAATGGATCATGTGGCCGAAATATTGAGTATCGAGCCGGTTGAAGTTTATGAGGTAGCTACATTTTATACAATGTATCACCTTGATCCGGTTGGAAAACATGTGATTGAATATTGCCGTACAGGCCCTTGCTGCCTGATGGGTGGGGAAGAAATATATGATTATCTAAAACAAAAACTGGGCATTCAGGCTGGCCAGACTACTGCTGATGGTCTTTTCACAATCAAAGAAGTAGAATGTCTTGCAGCTTGCGGCTGGGGACCGGTTTTCCAGATTCGTGAGAAATTCTACATGAACCTGACCCGCGAACGTGTTGACGAGATCATTGAAGAATTGAGTAAATAA
- the nuoD gene encoding NADH dehydrogenase (quinone) subunit D encodes MADIELLPHNVPSQSELPELIEELTTLNLGPTHPATHGIFQNILQMDGEKIVSGEQTIGYIHRAFEKIAERRPYYQLTTLTDRMNYCSSPINNFGWHMTMEKFLQIQVPKRAQYIRVIMMELARISDHLICNSILGVDSGAFSGFLYVMQKREDIYEIYEEVCGARLTTNMGRIGGMERDLSSTAIRKIREFIKSFPPVLSEFDKLMSRNRIFMDRVINVGPISLERALSYGFTGPNLRAAGLDYDVRVMEPYSSYEDFDFSIPVGQSGDTFDRYNVRMEEMWQSLKIIEQALENLPEGPYFADTPEYYLPPKKEVYSNMEALIYHFKIVMGEIDAPIGEVYHAVEGGNGELGFYLISDGGRAPYRLHFRRPSFIYYQAYPEMCKGSTLSDAILTMSSLNVIAGELDA; translated from the coding sequence ATGGCAGATATCGAATTATTACCGCATAATGTTCCTTCTCAATCAGAATTGCCTGAATTGATCGAGGAACTTACAACCCTAAACCTTGGTCCTACCCACCCGGCAACCCACGGAATTTTTCAGAATATCCTGCAAATGGATGGTGAAAAGATCGTTTCCGGAGAGCAGACCATTGGTTATATTCACAGAGCTTTCGAAAAAATTGCTGAAAGACGCCCGTACTATCAGCTGACAACACTTACTGACCGCATGAATTATTGCTCGTCGCCAATCAATAATTTTGGATGGCATATGACGATGGAAAAATTTCTGCAAATCCAGGTTCCAAAACGTGCGCAATACATTCGCGTGATCATGATGGAACTTGCCCGTATTTCGGACCATTTGATCTGTAACAGTATCCTGGGTGTGGATTCGGGTGCTTTCTCCGGATTCCTTTACGTAATGCAAAAACGTGAGGATATTTACGAAATCTACGAAGAAGTTTGTGGGGCACGTTTAACAACAAACATGGGACGTATCGGTGGTATGGAGCGTGATTTGTCAAGCACAGCCATTCGTAAAATCCGTGAATTTATTAAAAGCTTTCCTCCTGTTTTGAGCGAGTTTGACAAATTGATGAGCCGTAACCGTATTTTTATGGACCGGGTTATTAATGTTGGACCAATCTCTCTGGAACGCGCACTATCCTATGGCTTTACCGGGCCAAACTTACGTGCAGCCGGTTTGGACTACGATGTTCGTGTAATGGAGCCATATTCCTCTTACGAAGATTTCGATTTCAGCATTCCGGTAGGACAAAGCGGCGATACTTTTGATCGCTACAATGTACGGATGGAAGAAATGTGGCAGAGTCTGAAAATTATTGAACAGGCTTTGGAAAACCTTCCGGAAGGACCTTATTTCGCTGATACCCCTGAGTATTATTTACCCCCTAAAAAGGAAGTTTACAGCAATATGGAGGCACTTATTTACCATTTCAAAATTGTAATGGGAGAAATAGATGCGCCAATCGGAGAAGTTTATCACGCTGTGGAAGGCGGAAACGGAGAACTTGGATTTTATCTGATCAGCGATGGAGGCAGAGCCCCGTATCGTCTGCATTTCCGTCGCCCGAGTTTTATATATTATCAGGCCTATCCTGAAATGTGCAAAGGAAGCACGCTTTCAGATGCTATTCTAACCATGAGTAGCCTGAATGTTATTGCAGGAGAGTTGGACGCATAA
- a CDS encoding NADH-quinone oxidoreductase subunit C produces the protein MLSNQEVAEELLGKFGDQVFDFEEPYGLLTLSTTREEIIPVLEFLNKHKNFQINFLTDITGVHYPDNTDREFAVVYHAHSFIHNFRIRIKVFIAEADIHIPTATVLYASANWMERETYDFFGILFDGHPNLVRILNIEEMDYFPMRKQYALEDATREDKIDALFGR, from the coding sequence ATGCTAAGCAATCAGGAAGTAGCCGAAGAGCTATTGGGGAAATTTGGTGATCAGGTTTTTGACTTTGAAGAGCCTTATGGACTACTGACGCTCTCTACAACCCGGGAAGAAATTATCCCTGTTCTTGAATTTTTGAATAAGCATAAAAACTTTCAGATTAACTTTCTTACAGATATTACAGGTGTTCACTATCCTGACAATACTGACCGTGAGTTTGCTGTGGTTTATCACGCGCATAGCTTTATTCATAATTTCAGAATCCGTATCAAAGTATTTATCGCAGAAGCTGATATTCATATTCCAACCGCGACGGTTCTTTATGCCAGCGCAAACTGGATGGAGCGTGAAACGTATGACTTCTTCGGAATTCTTTTTGACGGACATCCAAATCTGGTACGTATTCTGAACATTGAGGAAATGGATTATTTCCCGATGCGTAAACAATACGCGCTTGAAGATGCTACACGTGAAGATAAAATTGATGCGCTTTTTGGTCGATGA